The nucleotide window TTCATTTTCCCATTATGTTgacagtgtttttttttactaaacatGTTGACAATGTTAtgttaataacaaaaaaaagtagttCCAATCGCCATGTTCATCTTTTCATgtctaaataattattttccaaaaatccacttaataaagaaaaagataaatccaaatatgtaaattttatgGTAAACGACATAATCtacttaacaaaaaaagaaaattttgatattcaaaaaagaaaaaaaaaaagataagaggAAACTTCAAAGCAGAGCGTATCtgtttttttgggtcaaagtCTGACCGCATCTAAAGACTTTTAACTTGAAACACGAGCGTATCTTAAAACATTACTTTTGTACTTATAGTAGTCACTGAGGTGGATAtgtaagaaaacataaaaagggcaaaaagtatattatataatttaatgatATCGAGATAAAGGGCTAAAGAAATTCTGGAAATTCACAGCAAAAGATAATGGGGGAAGATGAAGAAAACCCTAATCAGATCTACATAACTAACGATGTCGTGGAAGAAATACTTGTTAGGCTACCCTTGAAATCAATTCTCAGATTCAAAACCGTCTCGAGGGAATGGAGATCATTAATGGAGTCGAGGAGGTTCGCGGACAGGCGTATGAGTGTTCCAAAGAACCGAAAATTCTTGGCTGTCGGAAATCAAGCCCAATCCCGGTTCCAAGGAGACGAAGAGATCGAGATGGTTTACTTAGAGTGTGATGAAGCCACACGACCGTCGTTGACATGTGACGGTGTAGTTTGCATCCCGGAACCGAATTGGGTCAGCGTTTTGAATCCTTCGACCGGAGAATTCCTTAGATTCTGTAGCGGCCCCTTCCACTATGAGAACGACATGTTTACCGGTACGTAATTAAGTctactataaatttatttattttcctatcATATTAATTTTCAGGTTTTTGAAATTATCAGAAGTATGGTGGAGCGAATTCAA belongs to Brassica rapa cultivar Chiifu-401-42 chromosome A07, CAAS_Brap_v3.01, whole genome shotgun sequence and includes:
- the LOC103829182 gene encoding F-box/kelch-repeat protein At2g43270 isoform X3 translates to MGEDEENPNQIYITNDVVEEILVRLPLKSILRFKTVSREWRSLMESRRFADRRMSVPKNRKFLAVGNQAQSRFQGDEEIEMVYLECDEATRPSLTCDGVVCIPEPNWVSVLNPSTGEFLRFCSGPFHYENDMFTEVWWSEFNINSAMGFGKDEVTGKYKVVSMLFDHNHYQILDVDIGQWRKLVPPPYKVDTRRKSACVKGSIYWLDLFGIYKILAFDLHTEEFRDVQRYGSWMHKKKHGV